A genomic segment from Capra hircus breed San Clemente chromosome 15, ASM170441v1, whole genome shotgun sequence encodes:
- the IFT46 gene encoding intraflagellar transport protein 46 homolog isoform X2 has translation MADNSSDEYEDENNKEKKKTSQLTPQRGFSENDDDDDDDDSSETDSDDDDDEHGAPLEGAYDPADYEHLPVSAEVKELFQYISRYTPQLIDLDHKLKPFIPDFIPAVGDIDAFLKVPRPDGKPDNLGLLVLDEPSTKQSDPTVLSLWLTENSKQHNITQHMKVKSLEDAEKNPKAIDTWIESISELHRSKPPATVHYTRPMPDIDTLMQEWSPEFEELLGKVSLPTAEIDCSLAEYIDMICAILDIPVYKSRIQSLHLLFSLYSEFKNSQHFKALAEGKTAFTPPSNSNSHAGDAETLTFS, from the exons ATGGCTGATAACAGCAGTGATGAGTATGAAGATGAAAATAACAAG GAGAAGAAGAAGACCTCACAGCTGACGCCTCAGCGGGGCTTTAGTGAGaacgatgatgatgatgacgatgaCGACTCATCTGAAACTGATTCTGATGATGACGATGATGAGCATGGGGCCCCTTTGGAAGG GGCGTATGATCCCGCAGACTATGAGCATTTGCCAGTTTCTGCTGAGGTTAAGGAGCTCTTCCAGTACATCAGCAG GTATACACCACAGTTGATTGACCTGGACCACAAACTGAAGCCTTTCATTCCTGATTTCATCCCAGCTGTTGGGGATATTGATGCATTCTTAAAG GTTCCACGTCCTGATGGAAAGCCTGACAACCTTGGCCTATTGGTATTGGATGAGCCTTCAACAAAGCAGTCAGACCCTACAGTGCTCTCACTGTGGTTAACAGAGAATTCCAAACAGCACAACATCACA CAACATATGAAAGTAAAGAGCCTGGAAGATGCAGAAAAGAATCCCAAAGCCATTGACACATGGATTGAGAGCATCTCTGAGTTACACCGTTCCAAGCCCCCTGCAACTGTGCACTATACCAG GCCTATGCCCGATATTGACACACTGATGCAGGAGTGGTCTCCAGAGTTTGAAGAACTTTTGGGAAAG GTGAGCCTGCCCACAGCAGAGATTGATTGCAGCCTGGCAGAGTACATTGATATGATCTGTG CCATCCTAGACATCCCTGTCTACAAGAGTCGAATTCAGTCCCTCCATCTGCTCTTTTCCCTCTACTCGGAATTCAAGAACTCGCAG CATTTTAAAGCTCTAGCTGAAGGCAAGACAGCATTCACCCCTCCATCCAACTCCAACTCCCACGCTGGAGATGCTGAGACGTTAACCTTCAGCTGA
- the IFT46 gene encoding intraflagellar transport protein 46 homolog isoform X1 has product MADNSSDEYEDENNKEKKKTSQLTPQRGFSENDDDDDDDDSSETDSDDDDDEHGAPLEGAYDPADYEHLPVSAEVKELFQYISRYTPQLIDLDHKLKPFIPDFIPAVGDIDAFLKVPRPDGKPDNLGLLVLDEPSTKQSDPTVLSLWLTENSKQHNITQHMKVKSLEDAEKNPKAIDTWIESISELHRSKPPATVHYTRTYGSWPLLAKIADVKIMVYLVFLLSQLLQTLGLGPMPDIDTLMQEWSPEFEELLGKVSLPTAEIDCSLAEYIDMICAILDIPVYKSRIQSLHLLFSLYSEFKNSQHFKALAEGKTAFTPPSNSNSHAGDAETLTFS; this is encoded by the exons ATGGCTGATAACAGCAGTGATGAGTATGAAGATGAAAATAACAAG GAGAAGAAGAAGACCTCACAGCTGACGCCTCAGCGGGGCTTTAGTGAGaacgatgatgatgatgacgatgaCGACTCATCTGAAACTGATTCTGATGATGACGATGATGAGCATGGGGCCCCTTTGGAAGG GGCGTATGATCCCGCAGACTATGAGCATTTGCCAGTTTCTGCTGAGGTTAAGGAGCTCTTCCAGTACATCAGCAG GTATACACCACAGTTGATTGACCTGGACCACAAACTGAAGCCTTTCATTCCTGATTTCATCCCAGCTGTTGGGGATATTGATGCATTCTTAAAG GTTCCACGTCCTGATGGAAAGCCTGACAACCTTGGCCTATTGGTATTGGATGAGCCTTCAACAAAGCAGTCAGACCCTACAGTGCTCTCACTGTGGTTAACAGAGAATTCCAAACAGCACAACATCACA CAACATATGAAAGTAAAGAGCCTGGAAGATGCAGAAAAGAATCCCAAAGCCATTGACACATGGATTGAGAGCATCTCTGAGTTACACCGTTCCAAGCCCCCTGCAACTGTGCACTATACCAG GACCTACGGATCCTGGCCGCTACTGGCTAAGATTGCAGACGTAAAGATTATGGTTTACCTGGTATTTTTACTTAGCCAGCTTCTCCAAACCCTAGGTCTTGG GCCTATGCCCGATATTGACACACTGATGCAGGAGTGGTCTCCAGAGTTTGAAGAACTTTTGGGAAAG GTGAGCCTGCCCACAGCAGAGATTGATTGCAGCCTGGCAGAGTACATTGATATGATCTGTG CCATCCTAGACATCCCTGTCTACAAGAGTCGAATTCAGTCCCTCCATCTGCTCTTTTCCCTCTACTCGGAATTCAAGAACTCGCAG CATTTTAAAGCTCTAGCTGAAGGCAAGACAGCATTCACCCCTCCATCCAACTCCAACTCCCACGCTGGAGATGCTGAGACGTTAACCTTCAGCTGA